The following are encoded together in the Geobacter sulfurreducens PCA genome:
- a CDS encoding flagellar FlbD family protein — MIRLTRLDGDVFFVNPDLIEAIEETPDTHIVLSNGRRYLVIEKTDAIVARIISFKSSVMKRALGGHGRKYLRRKMEGSYLPRCPLKPGHNTD, encoded by the coding sequence ATGATCAGACTGACACGTCTCGACGGCGATGTTTTTTTCGTGAACCCGGATCTCATCGAGGCCATCGAGGAAACCCCGGACACCCATATCGTTCTTTCCAACGGCCGTCGCTACTTGGTCATCGAAAAAACCGACGCCATCGTCGCCCGTATCATCAGCTTCAAGTCGTCGGTGATGAAACGCGCTCTCGGCGGCCACGGCCGCAAGTATCTCCGGCGCAAGATGGAGGGAAGCTACCTCCCCCGCTGCCCCTTGAAACCGGGCCATAACACCGACTAA
- a CDS encoding CgeB family protein, translating to MSHFEKNIAALHRRNPPLAECLEAVTPGGDLHLGEARNGEPTARSGEVWLHSPYNPTREAQEWARAQAERFTPDAPLTVVGFGLGHHLRELATLGFGGTVIEKSLALLKAALEASDLVPVLERFELMAGIPADLIRRRHNHLLRGNTTAHPATVRISPDMATLAQYADGYDPAARGGLKILLVNPIYGGSLPAAHHAARALRALGHQVIPFESERLAAAMDFGKEFIFNQSRRAFHAGLTSLLSQAVELRARETRPDMILALAQAPLLPETMKRIEARGIPTAFWFVEDYRVLPYWRDSAPAASYFFGIQTDNFAAELARAGVTRYAYLPTCAEPSVHRPMELTPAEREEFGSPLSFVGAGYYNRQIFFKGLTDFPFRIWGSDWPFPSPLVPFIQRGGARIDTETTVKIFNASAVNLNLHSSTTCDGVVPDGDFVNPRTFELAACGAFQLVDRRALLPELFDEGELETFGCLDEAREKISRFLADPEERRQVAGRGMARVLAEHTYEHRMAELVALMTGTFPHLAERIRQRADQRDEIMADLDRHPGLAGLLATLPDQRWFTLNDVLGTIVTGQGKLSRAEKLFLMLQNVEVLWEKIPE from the coding sequence ATGTCCCATTTCGAGAAGAACATAGCGGCCCTGCATCGCCGCAATCCGCCCCTGGCCGAATGCCTTGAGGCCGTGACGCCGGGCGGAGATCTCCATCTCGGCGAGGCCCGCAACGGCGAGCCCACGGCCCGCAGCGGCGAGGTCTGGCTCCATTCCCCCTACAACCCCACACGGGAGGCCCAGGAATGGGCACGGGCACAGGCAGAGCGGTTCACGCCGGATGCCCCGCTCACCGTGGTCGGCTTCGGCCTCGGCCACCATCTGCGGGAACTGGCAACCCTCGGCTTTGGCGGTACGGTCATCGAAAAAAGCCTGGCGCTGTTGAAAGCCGCCCTGGAGGCGTCGGACCTGGTACCCGTTCTGGAGCGTTTCGAACTGATGGCAGGGATTCCCGCCGACTTGATCCGACGCCGCCATAACCACCTCCTGCGGGGCAACACCACGGCCCATCCGGCCACGGTCCGGATCAGCCCGGACATGGCCACCCTTGCCCAGTACGCCGACGGATACGACCCGGCGGCCCGGGGGGGACTCAAAATCCTGCTGGTGAACCCCATCTACGGCGGCTCTCTGCCGGCGGCCCACCACGCGGCACGTGCCCTGCGGGCCCTGGGGCACCAGGTGATCCCCTTCGAGAGCGAACGGCTGGCCGCGGCCATGGATTTCGGCAAGGAATTCATCTTCAACCAGAGCCGCCGGGCGTTCCACGCCGGGCTCACCTCGCTCCTCTCCCAGGCGGTTGAGCTGCGGGCCCGGGAGACCCGGCCCGACATGATCCTGGCCCTGGCCCAGGCGCCGCTCCTCCCCGAGACCATGAAACGGATCGAGGCCCGGGGAATCCCCACGGCATTCTGGTTCGTGGAGGACTACCGGGTACTCCCCTACTGGCGCGACTCGGCACCGGCTGCGTCCTATTTCTTCGGCATCCAGACGGACAACTTCGCCGCTGAACTGGCCCGGGCCGGGGTTACCCGTTATGCCTACCTCCCCACCTGCGCCGAACCGTCGGTCCACCGGCCAATGGAGCTGACCCCGGCCGAACGGGAAGAGTTCGGCAGCCCCCTTTCCTTCGTGGGGGCCGGCTACTACAACCGGCAGATATTCTTCAAGGGACTCACCGACTTCCCCTTCCGGATCTGGGGGAGCGACTGGCCCTTCCCCTCGCCCCTGGTCCCCTTCATCCAGCGGGGTGGCGCACGAATCGACACGGAGACCACGGTCAAGATTTTCAATGCGTCAGCCGTGAACCTGAACCTCCACTCCTCCACCACCTGCGACGGGGTGGTGCCCGACGGAGACTTCGTGAACCCCCGGACCTTCGAGCTGGCCGCCTGCGGGGCCTTCCAGCTGGTGGACCGCCGCGCGCTTCTGCCGGAGCTGTTCGATGAGGGAGAGCTGGAAACCTTCGGCTGTCTTGACGAAGCACGGGAAAAGATCAGCCGCTTCCTGGCCGATCCCGAAGAACGGCGGCAGGTTGCGGGCCGCGGCATGGCCCGGGTCCTGGCTGAGCATACCTACGAACACCGCATGGCTGAACTGGTGGCCCTCATGACTGGCACCTTCCCCCACCTGGCCGAGCGGATCCGACAGCGGGCAGACCAGCGGGACGAAATCATGGCCGACCTGGACCGGCATCCCGGGCTCGCCGGCCTGCTCGCCACGCTCCCCGACCAGCGCTGGTTCACCCTCAACGATGTGCTCGGCACCATCGTGACCGGCCAGGGGAAACTCTCCCGGGCCGAAAAGCTGTTCCTCATGCTCCAGAACGTCGAGGTCCTCTGGGAGAAAATTCCGGAATGA
- a CDS encoding glycosyltransferase family 9 protein — protein sequence MKEIALLAIARYGDLIQTTPLVRALRRAHPGARITAIVEDRFCGILPLLPGIDRTIVLNKQDIAWDIATGDSPLVPYLKMDEFVRKLEEGSYDLLVNITCSRLSAFFASCVTSRRRTGISADEAGERNIVTLWGQYIFSWFNDNIRKYNAINLVDIFTRLGEVPPDGRRVELVATEKGERFADDFLDRHGLRGQRLVGLQLGASEATRIWPAEHFARISDRLQRELGVRTILFGAPVEKHLAGQAMAAMEMPAVDAVGETGIEELYSLVGRCAALVSNDTGTMHFAAAAGVPAVMLCIGPAFFRCTGPYGEGHLALQPDLPCSPCPYSLVCADPVCRDTISPEAVFSACRMILAGADGLGNADFSGVRVYRSSFAPDGYLTWDGLFNVDAWEEEQVKRRESAWKGCFDGSTKGCGAPGDETLRAFWELTGRGIEATEAIIRAARKKPLPVDEIRRLGEKESAIEAEVKLMGYRHEPLAPVTEFLTLMRENITGEELGRIARETRSLYETGRCLAALL from the coding sequence ATGAAAGAGATCGCCCTTCTCGCCATAGCCCGATACGGGGACCTGATCCAGACGACGCCGCTGGTGCGGGCGTTGCGCCGCGCCCACCCCGGCGCCCGGATCACCGCCATCGTGGAGGACCGCTTTTGCGGCATCCTGCCGCTGCTCCCCGGCATCGACCGAACCATCGTCCTCAACAAGCAGGACATCGCCTGGGACATCGCCACCGGCGATTCTCCCCTGGTGCCCTACCTCAAGATGGATGAGTTCGTCCGGAAGCTGGAGGAGGGGAGCTACGACCTGCTGGTCAACATCACCTGTTCGCGCCTCTCCGCCTTTTTCGCCTCCTGCGTCACGAGCCGCCGCCGCACCGGCATCTCGGCCGACGAGGCCGGGGAGCGGAACATCGTGACCCTCTGGGGGCAGTACATCTTCAGCTGGTTCAACGACAACATCCGCAAGTATAACGCCATCAACCTGGTGGATATCTTCACCCGGCTGGGCGAGGTCCCTCCAGACGGGCGCCGGGTAGAACTGGTCGCCACGGAGAAGGGGGAGCGATTCGCCGACGACTTCCTGGACCGCCATGGGCTCAGGGGGCAGCGCCTCGTGGGACTGCAGCTGGGGGCCAGCGAGGCGACCCGGATCTGGCCTGCCGAGCACTTCGCCCGCATCTCGGATCGGCTCCAGCGGGAACTGGGGGTACGGACCATCCTCTTCGGGGCTCCCGTGGAAAAGCACCTGGCCGGGCAGGCTATGGCCGCCATGGAAATGCCGGCCGTGGACGCGGTGGGCGAAACCGGGATCGAAGAACTCTACTCCCTGGTGGGGCGCTGCGCGGCCCTGGTATCCAACGACACCGGCACCATGCACTTCGCCGCCGCGGCCGGCGTGCCCGCGGTCATGCTCTGCATTGGCCCGGCTTTTTTCCGCTGCACCGGCCCCTATGGCGAAGGGCACCTGGCGCTCCAGCCCGACCTGCCCTGCTCGCCCTGCCCCTACAGCCTGGTCTGCGCCGATCCGGTCTGCCGCGACACCATTTCTCCCGAGGCGGTCTTCTCGGCTTGCCGCATGATCCTGGCCGGCGCTGATGGGTTGGGGAATGCCGATTTTTCCGGCGTGAGGGTCTATCGGAGTTCATTTGCTCCCGACGGATACCTGACATGGGATGGCCTGTTCAATGTGGACGCCTGGGAAGAAGAGCAGGTCAAGCGGCGCGAATCCGCCTGGAAGGGATGTTTCGACGGAAGCACGAAGGGGTGCGGTGCTCCCGGCGACGAGACCTTGCGGGCCTTCTGGGAGCTCACGGGGCGGGGGATTGAAGCAACAGAGGCCATCATCCGGGCGGCTCGGAAAAAGCCCCTGCCCGTGGACGAGATCCGGCGCCTCGGCGAGAAGGAGTCGGCCATCGAGGCGGAGGTGAAGCTCATGGGCTATCGTCACGAACCTCTGGCCCCGGTCACCGAATTCCTGACGCTCATGCGTGAAAACATCACCGGCGAGGAGCTGGGGCGGATCGCGCGGGAGACGCGTTCCCTTTACGAGACCGGGCGCTGCCTGGCGGCACTGCTGTAG
- a CDS encoding OmpA/MotB family protein — MAKPKKHEKEPNHERWLVSYADFITLLFAVFVTLYAMGQSDKEKIEQVMQSMRESFGFTATGSAPRPAVLDSSDMRIMPSIAPDLTNKGRGQGKNADSKGRIRATEKDFQAIKSSIEAYLIKQGAQDKVNVGINRRGLVVSLKEAGFFDSGSAIVKESAYPLLAKVAESLSAYSNPVRVEGHTDTMPISSVQFPSNWELSTARATNIVHFLTRSYDFDPGAISAAGFGEYRPIADNNTAEGRSKNRRVDIVLLSGEGERGEPERAQ; from the coding sequence ATGGCCAAGCCGAAGAAGCATGAGAAAGAACCCAACCACGAGCGGTGGCTCGTCTCCTACGCGGACTTCATCACTCTGCTGTTTGCCGTGTTCGTGACCCTCTACGCCATGGGCCAGTCGGACAAGGAAAAGATCGAGCAAGTCATGCAGTCCATGCGGGAATCGTTCGGGTTCACCGCCACCGGCTCGGCACCCCGGCCGGCAGTACTGGATTCGTCCGACATGCGGATCATGCCGTCAATCGCGCCGGATCTCACCAACAAGGGACGGGGTCAGGGCAAAAATGCCGACAGCAAGGGGAGGATCCGGGCAACGGAGAAGGATTTCCAGGCCATCAAATCGTCCATCGAGGCCTATCTCATCAAGCAGGGAGCCCAGGATAAGGTTAATGTGGGCATAAACCGGCGGGGTCTGGTGGTGAGTCTCAAGGAAGCGGGGTTCTTCGACTCGGGGAGCGCCATCGTCAAGGAAAGCGCCTATCCGCTCCTGGCCAAGGTTGCCGAGTCTCTGTCCGCCTACTCCAACCCGGTCCGGGTAGAGGGGCATACCGACACCATGCCGATCAGCTCGGTCCAGTTCCCCTCCAACTGGGAACTCTCCACGGCCCGAGCCACCAACATTGTCCACTTCCTCACCCGCTCCTACGACTTTGATCCCGGTGCCATTTCAGCTGCCGGCTTCGGCGAATACCGCCCCATCGCCGACAACAACACCGCTGAAGGCCGCTCCAAGAACCGGCGGGTGGATATCGTTCTCCTCTCCGGCGAAGGGGAGCGGGGAGAACCGGAGAGGGCGCAGTAA
- a CDS encoding flagellar motor protein, giving the protein MDIATIIGLVMGFGAVFGGALLEGLHLTALIQPTAAIIVLGGTFGAAFVSFPMKTIIGAAKDIKKVLMPAQNDPEKVIKDLIGYAAKARRNGLISLEQEAQNVKDPFTKKGISLVVDGIDPQKLRETLEIEVTYYEEHAKQSAEFFEAAGGYAPTIGIIGAVLGLIHVMGNLSDSSKLGAGIAVAFVATIYGLMTANIICLPFGTKIKHGIKEELICKNMIIEGLIAIQNGENPHFIEQKLKAFLQHGAGDKKG; this is encoded by the coding sequence ATGGACATAGCGACAATCATAGGCCTCGTCATGGGATTCGGGGCGGTGTTCGGCGGAGCGCTGCTGGAAGGTTTGCACCTGACCGCCCTCATCCAGCCCACAGCGGCCATCATCGTGCTCGGGGGCACCTTCGGGGCGGCGTTCGTCAGCTTCCCCATGAAGACGATCATTGGCGCGGCCAAGGATATCAAAAAGGTATTGATGCCGGCCCAGAACGACCCTGAAAAGGTCATCAAGGACCTGATCGGCTACGCGGCCAAGGCCCGGCGCAACGGCCTCATCTCTCTGGAGCAGGAAGCCCAGAACGTGAAGGATCCCTTCACCAAGAAAGGGATATCCCTTGTCGTGGACGGCATCGACCCTCAGAAACTGCGGGAAACCCTGGAGATCGAGGTCACCTACTACGAAGAACACGCTAAGCAGAGCGCCGAGTTCTTCGAGGCGGCCGGCGGCTACGCCCCCACCATCGGTATCATCGGTGCCGTGCTCGGTCTCATCCACGTCATGGGCAACCTGTCCGACTCCTCCAAACTGGGGGCAGGTATTGCCGTGGCCTTCGTTGCGACCATTTACGGCCTCATGACCGCCAACATCATCTGTCTCCCCTTCGGCACAAAGATCAAGCACGGCATCAAGGAAGAACTCATCTGCAAGAACATGATCATCGAAGGGCTCATCGCCATCCAGAACGGCGAGAACCCCCACTTCATCGAGCAGAAGCTCAAGGCGTTCCTCCAGCACGGCGCCGGTGACAAGAAGGGATAG